In Serratia liquefaciens ATCC 27592, the genomic stretch GAGGCGGCTTCTTCTACCAGCGCGGCGTTCTGCTGGGTTACCTGATCCATTTGGGTCACGGCCTGCGTGACCTGTTCAATGCCGCGGCTTTGTTCGTCGGACGCCGAGGCGATTTCGCCCATGATGTCGGTAACCCGAGTGACCGAACGGACGATGTCCTGCATGGTGGCACCGGAGTTTTCAACCAGCACCGAACCTTGCTTGACCCGGCTGACCGATTCGTCGATCAGACCTTTGATTTCTTTTGCCGCCTGGGCGCTGCGCTGTGCCAGATTACGCACTTCACCCGCCACCACCGCAAAACCTCGCCCCTGCTCACCGGCACGCGCCGCTTCGACCGCCGCGTTCAATGCCAGGATATTGGTCTGGAAGGCAATGCCGTCGATAACGCTGGTAATAGCGCCAATCTTCTGCGAACTGTTGGCAATATCATGCATGGTGGTCACCACGTCGCCCGCCAGTTCGCCGCCCTTGGCTGCGGTGGTAGAGGCGTCACGCGCCAGCTGAGAGGCCTGACGTGCGTTATCAGCGTTCTGTTTCACCGTCGCGGTCAACTGTTCCATGCTGGCGGCCGTTTCTTCCAGCGAGGCGGCCTGCTGCTCGGTGCGGGAAGAGAGATCGTTGTTGCCTTCGGAGATTTCCTGCAGGCCAATCAGGATCGACTCGGCACCGTCACGTACCGCACCAACGGTGCCGATCAGCGACTGCTGCATGCGCTGTAAACTGGCGAACAGCTGGCTGATCTCATTGCGGCCATACACCTGAATCGGCGTGGCCAGATCGCCGGCTGCAATGCGGTCAAAATGACTGCGCATAATGTTCAGCGGCTGCACCAGCATATTGCGTAACCACCACATGGCGCTGCCGGTCACCACCAGCAACATCAGTACCGCACCGGCCACCAGCCAACCGGACAGGGTGAAGGATTGCTGATTCGCCGCATTGGCTTCGCTCACGTTGGCGTTTACCAACTGCAGATACTGGACAAAATCCGCTTCAAACAGATCCTGAGTTTTCTGCGTCGGCTGGTCCATAAAGGCCTGCAGCCGATCGTTTTCCAGGAAACCGATCAGCTCACGTAACGCGCTGCGCAACCGGTCGTAACTGGCTTTGGTGGTTTCGGTCAGCTGCTGTTCCTGCTCGCTGTTACGCGGCACGGCCAGGAACTGGTTGAAATAGAGGTCGGCTTTCTGCAGCGAACTGCGCGCGTTGCCCATCAAGGCATTGACCTGATCCTGCGGCAGTTTGAGCGCCGCACGGGTCCCGGCACGGTTCAGCGTATTGCGGGCCTGCAGCAGGGAAACCCAGCTCAGGCTGAGGGCGTCGCGCTGTTGGCTGCCGAGGGTGATCAGGTTCAGATTGTGGTTATCGGAACGGAAAGCGGTGTACGACAAGCCGCTGGTGGCCAACTGCATAACACAAAAAGTCATCAACAACAGAAACAAGCTGGTAGAGACGCGGATTCGGTTAAACACTATGAACCTCCTTGCAGCCGGCCGAGGGCCAGCTTACGACGGGGAATCGGCCTCCCCCGGGAATGCAGGGAGGCCCAATGCCGGTTAGAACGTTTCCCAGTTATCCTGCGGATCGCTGGCGTTCATTTTTTTATGATTGAGTACCGGTGTTACTGCCGCCTTGCTGCTGACGGGCATTTTGAACTCTTCCTGACCTGCCGCTTTCAAGCGGAATACCGCCACGGACTGGGTCAGCATGCTGGCCTGTTCTTCCAGCGCCGCTGCCGCCGACGCGGACTCTTCTACCAACGAGGCGTTCTGCTGAGTGACGCGGTCCATTTCCGCCACCGCCTGGCCGACCTGATCGATACCGCGGCTCTGTTCGTCCGACGCCGAAGCGATTTCACCCATGATGTCGGTAACGCGGGTCACGGCATTGACGATATCGCCCATGGTTTCCCCGGCGCTTTCTACCAGTACCGAGCCCATATCGACGCGATTGACGGAGTCTTCGATCAGGCCTTTGATTTCTTTCGCCGCCTGGGCACTGCGCTGCGCCAGGTTACGCACTTCACCGGCCACCACCGCAAAGCCACGGCCCTGTTCACCGGCACGCGCCGCTTCGACCGCCGCGTTCAGCGCCAGGATATTGGTCTGGAAGGCAATGCCGTCGATTACGCCGGTAATGTCGGCAATTTTCTGCGAACTGCCGGCGATGTCGTGCATGGTCTGCACCACGTTAGCCACCACCTTGCCGCCTTTCTGCGCGGTTTCGGAGGCACTCAATGCCAGTTGGCTGGCCTGACGGGCATTTTCGGCGTTCTGTTTCACCGTCGCGGTCAGCTGCTCCATACTGGCGGCGGTTTCTTCCAGCGAGGCAGCCTGTTGTTCGGTACGTGAAGAGAGATCGTTGTTGCCGGCGGCAATTTCGGAAGCGCCGCTGTAGATGGCGTCGGCACCCTGACGCACGCCGCTGACGGTGTCGATCAATTCGCTCTGCATATGCTTCAGGCTGGCTGCCAGCACGCCCATTTCATTGCGGCTGGTCACGGCGATCGGCTGAGTCAAATCGCCGGCGGCAATCATCTTGATGTGTTCGATCATTCGGTTCAGCGGGCGCACCAGAATGTGGTGAATACCGCTCCACACCAGCACAATCACGGCCAGTACCACCAACAGCACCACCACCAGCGTCCAGATGGCGAAGCTGAATGACTTATTGCTGTCTTCAACCGCGGTCTGGTAAAGCTTGTCGTTTTGCGCCAGATAGATGTTGTAGATGTCTTCGAACGCGTCCTGATAGCTTTGCGTCGGCTGATCAAAGAATGCGTTGATTTTGCCTTCACCCAGCAGTTGGGTCAGTTCGGTCAACGCGCCCTGCAAGATGCCGTATTGCTGTTTCAGCTTTTCGGCCGATTGCGCGTCCTGACGGGCGTCGAGAGGAATTTTGTCATAGGCGGCATAGTGCTGTTCCGCAACCACCAGGTTGCTCTTGGCGCGAGCCAACAGTTCGGTGACGCTGGCGCCGCTGCCGATGTTATTGGCGTCCATCATGTGACGAATACCGGCACGGTTCAGCGTGTTGCGAGCCTGCAGCAGGTTGACCCAGCTTTCGTTCAGCTCGGACTGCTGCTGGCGAATGGTCTGCAAAACGGTGAAGTTTTCTTTGTCATTCTTCAGTGAGGAGAAAAAGAGCCCGCCTGAAACCAGCTGCAAGGCGCCAAATAACACCAGCACCAGTAACAGGCTGGTGACCACCTTCATACGATTAAACATGTTTTCCCTTGTTGAACGCCCGCGCGGACAGGCCCTGATTACGTTGATTGACAGAGTTATCGGCGCGGCGGGGAAGAACTTTATGAGAAGAGGTAACTATTTTGTGCAGAGTTTGGGTTTGTCCGGTTTTCGAATCAGGGCGCGGCATGCCGCGCCCCTACGGGGAGCGGATCAGGCACTTTTCGCGACGCTGTCGACCAGTGACATCTCTTCGCTGCTCAGCAGCTTTTCGATATCGACCAGGATCAGCATGCGTTCCCCCAACGAGCCCAGCCCGGTGAGGTATTCGGTGGCCAGCGTCACGGCAAACTCCGGCGCCGGGCGGATCTGTTCGGTGGTCAGCGACAGCACGTCAGACACGCCGTCAACCACAATACCCACCACCCGCTGACCAAAGTTCAACACGATCACCACGGTGTTTTCATCGTAGGACACGTCCTGCTGGGCGAACTTCACCCGCAAATCGATAATCGGCACAATCACGCCGCGCAGGTTGGTGACGCCCTTGATAAAGGCCGGAGTATTGGCAATGCGCGTAACCTGATCGTAACCGCGGATCTCCTGCACCTTGAGGATATCAATGCCGTATTCCTCGTTACCCAAGGTAAAAATCAGGAACTCCTGCCCTACCGTTTCGCCAGCCAGTTTGCTGACGGTTGCCAGTCCTGCCATGTCATTCACCCTTTAAATCAATAGATTAATTATTATGCAGCCGCGTCCGTCTGACGCTGCTCGCGGTTCAGGGTTTGCAGCGCCGAGACATCGACAATCAGCGCCACGCTGCCGTCACCGAGAATGGTGGCGGCGGAAATGCCCGGCACCTTGCGATAGTTGCTTTCCAGATTCTTCACCACCACCTGATGCTGGCCGATCAGTTGATCCACCAACAGCGCATAGCGGCGGCCGGCGCTTTGCAGGATCACCACAATGCCCTGGGTGGCGTCGGTTTTGGCCCCCGCCACGTCGAACACTCGGAATAGCTCCACCAGCGGCAAATATTCCCCGCGCACCTGCAACACCCGCTCGCCACCGGCCAACGGATGCAGATCTTCAGCCTGCGGCTGCAGCGATTCCATTACCGCGTTGAGCGGCAGGATAAACACTTCATTGTTCACCTTGACCGACATACCATCGAGGATCGCCAGCGTTAACGGCAGCAAGATCCGGATAGAGGTCCCCTTGCCCGCCTGGGAATGGATTTCGACGTGCCCACCCATTTCCTGAATATTTCGCTTCACCACGTCCATGCCGACGCCACGGCCGGAAACGTCGGTCACCTGCTCGGCGGTAGAAAAGCCCGGCGCGAAAATCAGCATGCCGACGTCTTCGTCGCTCATGCTGTCGCTGACCGCCAGCCCCTGCGAGGCCGCTTTCGCGAGAATTTTCTCGCGGTTCAGGCCGGCGCCGTCGTCGGTGACTTCGATACAGATATTGCCGCCCTGATGCTCTGCCGACAGGATCAGGTTCCCCACCTCCGACTTGCCCCCCGCGAGGCGCGTGGCCGGATCTTCAATGCCGTGATCCAGGCTGTTGCGCACCAGGTGTGTCAGAGGATCGATAATGCGTTCAATCAGGCTCTTATCCAGTTCGGTAGAACTGCCCTGCAGCTGCAATTCCACCTGCTTGTTCAGCTTGCCGGCCAGATCGCGCACCAGACGAGGGAAGCGGCTGAATACGTATTCCATCGGCATCATACGGATCGACATCACCGACTCTTGCAGGTCGCGTGCGTTGCGTTCCAACTGGCTCATGCTGTTGAGCAGATCGCCGTGATTCACCGGATCCAGACTGCCGGAGCGCTGCGCCAGCATCGACTGGGTGATCACCAACTCCCCCACCAGATTGATCAATTGGTCCACTTTTTCTACCGCTACGCGGATGCTGGTGGATTCGCTGGCCTTGGCGCGCGGTTTGGGCGTTTCCGCCACCGTCGGCGCCGGTTTGGCGGCCACGGGCGCAACGGCAACGGCAGCGACCGGCTCGATCGCTACCGGCGGCAGCTCAGCCTGAGGCGGCGTGGTAAAACTGATTTGCTCCGGCTCCAGTACAAAACACAGCACCGCGCTGATGTCATCTTCGCTGGCGGAGGTCAGCAGCGTCACTTCCAGGCTGTTTTCGGTCTGATGCGGGTTTTTCACCTCACCCAGGTTGCCCAACTCTTCCAGCATCAACGGGACTTCGTTCGGCTTCAGACCACACAGACAAACCCGCATGCCGCCTTCAATGGCCGCCGGTGCTGCGACGGCGTGTTGCGCGACGGCAGGTGCTGCGGGGGCATCTTGCTGCTGTGCGTCCAACGCAAGCTGCCGCAACGCCTGACAGATGTATTCAAAGCTGTCGACGTCAGGCTTTTGCGAAGTTTTATAAGCGTCCAGTTGCTCCTGCATAATGTCTTTGGTTTCCAGAAACAGGTTTATAATCTCGGTGCTCAGGCTCATTTCCTGACGCCGCGCACCGTCCAACAGGTTCTCCAGCAGGTGGGTGGTTTCCTGCAGCACCGAAAAGCCAAAGGTCGCCGCACCGCCCTTGATCGAGTGCGCTGCGCGAAAAATGGCGTTCAGCGGCTCAATGTCCGGAGCCAGCGGATCCAGCTCCAGCAGGTGTTGCTCCATGTCGGCCAGCAACTCGTCTGCTTCATCAAAAAAGGTCTGATAAAACGCACTAATATCCATGCTCACGGGGTCACCTCTGCTGTGAGTCGCTGTTAGTCGGTGCAGGGACAGCCGCCGGCTGCTCCGGTGCAATGAGGGTGGCCGGAGCCGTCGCCGACGGGGCCAACGGTTTTAAATCGACCGGCTGGGCAATCTCCATCGCGTTGCTTTCGCCATTTTCATGTTCAATGCCCTGCTGGGTTTGTTTGTTGAGCACCAGAACGGTAATGCGACGGTTGATGGCATCGTCGGCGCCGTGTTGTTTCAGGCTCATGGTGGCGGCCATGCCGACCACCCGCAGGACCTTCCCTTCCGACAGCCCGCCGGCGATCAGCTCGCGCCGCGACGCGTTGGCGCGATCGGCCGAAAGCTCCCAGTTGCTGTAACCGCGCTCGCCGGTGGCGTAGGGAATATCGTCGGTGTGGCCGGACAGGCTGATTTTGTTCGGCAGGTCATTGAGGATCGGCGCAATCGCCCGCAGGATGTCGCGCATGTAGCTTTCTACCTGCGCGCTGCCGGTTTTGAACATCGGACGGTTTTGACTGTCGATGATCTGAATGCGCAAGCCTTCATCCATCATGTTGATCAACAGATGCGGCCGCAGCGCTTTCAGGCGCGGATCGGACTCAATCAGTTCGTCCAGTTTTTCCCGCAGCTTGTTCAGCCGCAGCTCTTCGTCACGCTTCTCGAGCGTATCAATCTGCTTTTTCACCAACCCGTCTTGCTGGGTAGGATCGTCGCCGCCGCCGGGGATCGGGCTGCTTTCAGAGCTGCTCTTGTCGCCGGAAGTCAGCGCCACCTTCAGCGGCGTGCGGAAGTATTCGGCGATTTGCGTCAGTTCCTGCGGGCTGGCGATTGCCAGCAGCCACATCACCAGGAAGAAAGCCATCATTGCCGTCATAAAATCGGCGTAGGCAATCTTCCAGGAACCCCCATGATGGCTGGCGTGATGCGACTTGCGTTTTCTGACCAAAACAACCGGGTGATTCTGTTTCATGCCTGTTCTTCTTCCGTCGCCTGCTGTGCCGGCGCCTTCACGCGACGCACATGTTCTTCCAGCTCAACAAAGGAGGGACGTTCGGTGGTGTACAGCGTTTTACGGCCGAATTCGACCGCAATCTGCGGCGCGTAGCCATTCAAACTGGACAACAAAGTGACCTTGATGCACTGCATCATTTTGACGTTTTCGGCACTCTTTTGTCGCAACAGGGTCGCCAGCGGTGAGATAAAGCCGTAAGCCAGCAAAATGCCCAGGAAGGTGCCGACCATCGCGTTGGCGATCAACGCCCCCAGTTCGGCTGCCGGGCGGTCGGCCGAGGCCAGCGCATGCACCACCCCCATCACCGCCGCAACAATGCCGAAGGCCGGCAACGAGTCACCGACCATCGCCAGGCTGCCTGCCGGCACCTCGCTTTCCTGTTCAAAGGTTTCGATCTCTTCGTCCATCAAGGCTTCGATCTCAAAGGCATTCATGTTGCCGCTCACCATCAGCCGTAAGTAATCGGTAATAAACTCCACCAGGGTGTTATCGGCAAGAATGCGGGGATAATTAGAGAAAATTTCACTTTCCTGCGGATTATCAATATCGAACTCGAGGGAAAGCATGCCTTGTTGACGGGATTTGGCCAGCAGCCGGAACAGCAGCGCCATCAGATCCATGTAGAGATCTTTGCTGTATTTCGAACGACGCATCAGCTTGGGAATGGCGCGCAGGGTGGATTTTATCGCCTTACCGTTGTTGCCCACGATAAAAGCGCCGATACCCGCGCCGCCGATAATCAGAAATTCTGCCGGCTGATAAAGCGCGCCCAGATGGCCCCCCACAATCAGGTAGCCCCCAAAGACCGCACCCAATACCACGAGATAACCCAAAATAACTAACACACGCATTCCTTAAATTAACAATGTGGATGGAAGGTGGGCTAAGCGCGCATATGAGCCGCACGGGCACAACAGGCTGAGCTGCGCCTTTGGGTTCGGCACGCCGAACCCTGCATTTCACCAATCGGTTTAAATCTGGATAAACCGGCGCTGCCGCCGGCTCAAATTGCGCGTTTAACCTGCTCGTCCAGCAGTTGAGGAATAATATCGGCCAGTTGCGGCGAAAGTTTACGTCTTTTTACTGCGCGGGATGGGGGTTGGCATAAACTGCAAACAAAATTGTTCAACGGTTGGTGCGCGTGGGTGATAAAAGTGCCACCGCAGCAGTTGCAGGCAGAAAGCTGCAGCATGCCGCTATCGACGAAGCGCACCAGCGTCCAGGCTCGCGTCAGCGCCAGCAACGGCGGCTCACCCGGCTGGTGCGGACACTGTTCCAGATACAGACGATAGGCTTTAATCACTGCTTCAACGCCCGTGCAGTGCCCGCTTTTCATCAGGAAACTGTAGGCGTTGTAGAACATCGATGAATGGATGTTCTGTTCCCAGGTCATAAACCAGTCCGTCGAGAACGGCAACATCCCTTTCGGCGGTGGACTGCCGCGTAACTCCTTATAGAGCTTGATCAAACGCCCACGGCTGAGCTGCGTTTCGCTTTCCAACATCTGCAAACGCGCACCCAATGTAATCAGCTCCATGGCCAGCTGAATATCCTTGGCTTCCTGAACAATACTTTTCTCTGCCATCATCAAGCTCTTTTCTTCGTCGCACTGCCGTCTTTCGCCGACAGTTCTTGCAGTAAATGGCTTGAGAGCAAAATACCGGTATGGATTTGCTGCAGATCGTCCACGCGAGACTCTTTCGTCAGACGCTCGATGGTTTGGTGATCGTTAAAGCGGAAGTGACAAACCAGCTGGTTGGTTTCAGCCAATTTGACCATTTGCGGTAACGTAAGTTGAACAAGCGCATCGGCCATGGTTTCGTCGATACCCAGACGGAACATTGCCGATGCTTTTTCATCATTAATCAGACGCTGTGCTAAAAGTAAATACGACAAATTGATGTCATAAATATGCTTAAGTAATTCAGACGTACCCATATTCCCCATCCCGACAGACTATGTTTAAAAACATACGCTGGGTGATAATTTTTATCGCCCGTGACCTGGGTTTGTTCCCTAAGTTGGCAAATGAAACCCTGAATAACGACCGTTATAAATTTTTCAACATCACTAAATTCGGACCATCATTCAGTATTTGATACGTGCGTAAACCAACGTGTATGGATGTACAGCATTTTGCTTCAGCAGTGTTTAATCACCGTGAAACTATTTTTACAAAATTAATAAGATTATTCCTAATGCAGCGCAACTCTACCCCTGAACCATTAGCACACACAATGTAAGTGAGAGGCAATTTTAAATACAATGTGATCTAGATCACAAAAATAAAAAATAATTAAGCCAAATAGCCCGTTACCAGTATGATTTTTAACCGCATTTTCGCTCACAAAATAAACATAAGTAAAAAAACGTCTTAAAAACAATGTATATAAGCCAAAAAAATATCTTTTTTAGATCAATTCGAACAAAAGCATCACCAAACTAAAATAACAGAACAAAAATCTGCTCGTAGCCGATAAAGACAGTATAAATAACCGTTTAATAAACAATAAACTATCCGCATTGAAATATAACGCATGTAAACTATAAGGTTATTAGGTTTCGGATTTGACTTAAGCTTGCGAGAAATTCCTGTTTTATTTTTCAACGAATGCTTCCATTCGGTTAACAATGATTCGCTTAGGTTGTGAACAAGAAAACAGAGGTAACCATATGTTTCATGGTAAATAGAATGAAAGCGGGAGGTTTCGCATGGTTTTTTGGCGTGAGTCATGCCAAAACGATTTATCGGCAGTATTAATTAAAACTTTAATAAATTTTCTATTCGATTGAAAAAATGAGATCTCCGCTGATGTTTATTGTTCAATAATACCCATCCCCCCTACCCGTTGTGCAAATAAAGTAAAACGCGGTTTCGTTTTATTCTCCATAAGGGTTTCATTTATCTCATACAGATTGCAAATTCCAGCCTGACGAAGCCTTGGCTCACTTACGGGGTTGGCAGGCAAAGGAGCTAGCGGCTGAACATACGCATTAACCGTGGAAAAAATATCCAACGTCAGACATAACTGACTACGCCTGGGCACTAACGGGAAGGCGACATCTGTTCAGCGCCATCAACTGGCGAGGAGTTTCCCCTCCTTTAGCATGAGGCTTTCCCTATTTTGCATGTTGAACGGCAGGATGGCATTGCCGCCGGCGCAACGGCATATTATTATTCTCACTGCAGCGGCACTCACGCGCAGCCAATTATTACCGTATCGCAATTTATTTATTTGAAATTAATTTTTCAGGTCGCACATCACACCTTTGCTGCTGTCACGATGACAGGGTGATGTTTCTTCGTTCGGCTACAACTCTTAACAGGCTATATTTTAATCATGACCGATACCCTTGATTATCTGATGACATTCCGCAAATGCACCAGCTTGGACAGCGTGGAGAAAGTGTATGACAAGCTTAACTACTCCATCGATAATGACATTGAAATCAGCAATATGTACCGTGCAGCGGATCACCGCCGCGCCGAACTGGTGGCGGGGAAATTGTTCGATTTGGGTAAGGTGCCAAAAACGCTGTGGGCGCAGGTGCTATAATTTGCATTAATTACGCGCGCATGTACTTTATCTTTTATTGCTAAATAACGGCAACTTCCTCGGATTTATTGGCGCGCGTGATACAAACCACATTTATTCGCTTCACCAGGCTCTACCCTTTTACCCTATCAACAGGAAACAGGAGTGGAAGATGGGATATCAAAACGTTTTGGTTACCGTCGCCGTGGCGGCAGACAGCCACCGCCTGGTTGAAAAAGCCGTCTCCATCGTGCGTCCTTACAACGGCAAAATTACCCTGCTTAGCACCATTGCCAATCCGGAAATATACAATAACTTCGCCGGACCGATGCTGGGCGATCTACGTGCGCTGATGGAAGAAGAAACGCTGCTGTTTCTGGAAGAACTTCGCCTGCGGGCGGATTACCCGATTGCCGACACGCTGATTGTCCACGGTGAACTGGCCGACAGCCTGAACTATGCCAGCCAACGGCAACCTTTTGATCTGGTGGTTTGCGGTAATCACAGCGACGGCATGATGAACAAAATCTCCTGCTCTGCCGCGCGCTTTATCAACACTAGCCGTATCGACGTGCTGATAATCCCACTGTAACGCTGAGCACATTAGGCCATTCGCTCTTTTCGATGATTGACTAGACTTAGGCTCTCTGTCCGCATAAGGAATGCCTGATGTCTCAGTCTACACAACAAAACCGCCGTTTTCTGTTGGCTTCTCGCCCGCACGGCGAACCTGTCGCAGACAACTTCCGTTTGGAAACCGTCGCTACGCCGCAGCCCGCCGCCGGCCAGGTGTTATTGCGCACCGTCTACCTGTCGCTCGATCCTTACATGCGTGGCCGAATGAGCGACGCGCCCTCTTATGCTCCGCCGGTGCAGATTGGCGAAACCATGGTGGGTGGCACGGTCTCACGGGTCGTCACATCACAGCACCCCGATTTCAAACCCGGCGACTGGGTATTAGGCTACGACGGCTGGCAGGATTATGCCCTGTCTGACGGAAGCGGCTTACGTAACCTCGGCCCTCATCAGGCGCATCCTTCTCGTCTGCTTGGCGTCCTGGGCATGCCGGGCTTCACCGCTTATATGGGCCTGCTGGAGATCGGCCAGCCGAAACCCGGTGAAACCCTGGTGGTCGCCGCCGCCAGCGGCGCCGTCGGTTCGGTCGTCGGACAGGTTGCCAAACTGAAAGGCTGTCGGGTAGTCGGCGTGGCGGGCGGTAAAGAGAAATGCCGCTATGTGGTGGAAGAGCTGGGCTTCGATGCCTGTGTCGATCACCGAGCCCCAGACTTCGCTGAGCAACTGGCCGCCGCCTGCCCGCAAGGCATCGATATTTATTATGAAAACGTCGGCGGTGCGGTGTTTGATGCGGTGATCCCACTGCTGAATACCCAGGCACGTATTCCGGTCTGCGGGATTATCGCCCACTATAACGCCACCGACCTGCCCGCCGGGCCGGACCGCTTGCCGATGCTGCAGGGCTTGATCTTACGCAAGCGCATCCGCATGCAAGGCTTCATCATTTTCGATGACTTCGCGGAAGGTTTTGATGAATTCCTGCAGCACATGAGCGAATGGGTCGATCAGGGGAAAATCAAATTCCGTGAAGACCTGGTCGACGGACTGGAAAATGCACCGCAGGCATTCATTGGCCTGTTGCAGGGCAAGAACTTCGGCAAATTGGTGATCCGCGTCGCCGACGAGTAATCCCCACTGGGCGCGGTGATGTACTGCCGCGCCCTGCTATGCCCTCAATGCAACGCACCGCCACTGAGAGATAAATCCTCATCGACCGTCAGAGTGGTATGCACAACACTGCGTACCGCCTCAATCATTGCGGCTAACGCCAGGCTGGGTTTTCCCGGATGATTCACCGCCAGCTCATGACTGTAAGGGATGTGGATAAAGCCACCTTTGATCGCCAAATTTTGGCTGGCGATATGATGGCTCAGCCCGTAGAAAAGCTGGTTGCAATTATAAGTGCCTGCCGTGTGCGACACCGCCGCCGGAATGCCTGCCTGATGTAAATGATGCACGATCGCCTTCACCGGCAGCGTGGAAAAATAGCCCACCGGCCCCCCTTCCACCACCGGGATGTCTATCGGTTGTTTTCCGGCGTTATCGGGAATGCGGGCGTCAATCAGATTGATGGCAACCCGTTCAACGGAAATTTCGCCGCGCCCGCCGGCCAGCCCCAGGCAGATCACGGCTTTGGGCCGCAGCTCTTCGATGGCGGCAATCAGCTGCTGGTTGGACACCCCCAGCACGCAGGCCAATTGACGCACCACCACTTCTGCGCCGGCGATCCGCTCTCCCGCCAGCGCCTGCGCTACCTGCCAAGAAGGGTTAACCTTATCCCCGTCAAACGGCTCAATGCCGGTCACCAATACCCTTTCCATCATCGCACCTCAGGTTGTTATTGAATCCGCGTGCTCTCAGCCTAAACAACGCGCTATGATTCTGGAAATGGATTATCTGTATATAGAGTATTCATAAAATGAATTTATCCAGCGTCGATCTCAATCTTCTGGTGGTGTTTGAGGCGTTATACCAAACGCGTAACGTCACCGCTGCCGGCGGACGTCTGAACCGTGCCCAACCGTCGGTCAGCAATGCGCTGTCGCGCTTGCGGCTGTTGTTTGACGATCCGCTGTTTACCCGCAGCGGCGGCGGCATGTTGCCAACCGCGCGTGCTCACCAACTGATGCTGCAAATCCACCCGGTACTGGAACAAATCCACCAGACGCTGACGCCGCCGACGCGCTTCGATCCCGCGACGGCCAGCCAGCGCCGCTTCAGGCTAGCTGCAGGCGACTACGCCGATATCACGCTGCTGCCTACCATTATCAGCCGACTGCGGCAGGATGCTCCAGGCATCGATATCCGGGTTTCCCGGCTCGATCGCCGCAATGTGGTGCAACAGCTTGAGAGTGGCGAGATAGATGTGGCGTTGGGCGGGCATATCGAGGCGGTGAAGGGCATGCTGGTGCAGCCGTTGTTTACCGAAAGCTTTACCTGTATCGCCAGCCGACATCATCCGCGGTTAGCTGCCGAAAGTTGGGGCTTGGCGCAATACGTCGGCCTGCCCCATGCCCTTTACGCGCCCTCGGACGACGGCT encodes the following:
- a CDS encoding methyl-accepting chemotaxis protein — its product is MFNRIRVSTSLFLLLMTFCVMQLATSGLSYTAFRSDNHNLNLITLGSQQRDALSLSWVSLLQARNTLNRAGTRAALKLPQDQVNALMGNARSSLQKADLYFNQFLAVPRNSEQEQQLTETTKASYDRLRSALRELIGFLENDRLQAFMDQPTQKTQDLFEADFVQYLQLVNANVSEANAANQQSFTLSGWLVAGAVLMLLVVTGSAMWWLRNMLVQPLNIMRSHFDRIAAGDLATPIQVYGRNEISQLFASLQRMQQSLIGTVGAVRDGAESILIGLQEISEGNNDLSSRTEQQAASLEETAASMEQLTATVKQNADNARQASQLARDASTTAAKGGELAGDVVTTMHDIANSSQKIGAITSVIDGIAFQTNILALNAAVEAARAGEQGRGFAVVAGEVRNLAQRSAQAAKEIKGLIDESVSRVKQGSVLVENSGATMQDIVRSVTRVTDIMGEIASASDEQSRGIEQVTQAVTQMDQVTQQNAALVEEAASAATALEDQAITLADAVSVFRLADDNFTAQANHQDAVSPVVKEAPDCQTA
- a CDS encoding methyl-accepting chemotaxis protein — encoded protein: MFNRMKVVTSLLLVLVLFGALQLVSGGLFFSSLKNDKENFTVLQTIRQQQSELNESWVNLLQARNTLNRAGIRHMMDANNIGSGASVTELLARAKSNLVVAEQHYAAYDKIPLDARQDAQSAEKLKQQYGILQGALTELTQLLGEGKINAFFDQPTQSYQDAFEDIYNIYLAQNDKLYQTAVEDSNKSFSFAIWTLVVVLLVVLAVIVLVWSGIHHILVRPLNRMIEHIKMIAAGDLTQPIAVTSRNEMGVLAASLKHMQSELIDTVSGVRQGADAIYSGASEIAAGNNDLSSRTEQQAASLEETAASMEQLTATVKQNAENARQASQLALSASETAQKGGKVVANVVQTMHDIAGSSQKIADITGVIDGIAFQTNILALNAAVEAARAGEQGRGFAVVAGEVRNLAQRSAQAAKEIKGLIEDSVNRVDMGSVLVESAGETMGDIVNAVTRVTDIMGEIASASDEQSRGIDQVGQAVAEMDRVTQQNASLVEESASAAAALEEQASMLTQSVAVFRLKAAGQEEFKMPVSSKAAVTPVLNHKKMNASDPQDNWETF
- the cheW gene encoding chemotaxis protein CheW, translating into MAGLATVSKLAGETVGQEFLIFTLGNEEYGIDILKVQEIRGYDQVTRIANTPAFIKGVTNLRGVIVPIIDLRVKFAQQDVSYDENTVVIVLNFGQRVVGIVVDGVSDVLSLTTEQIRPAPEFAVTLATEYLTGLGSLGERMLILVDIEKLLSSEEMSLVDSVAKSA
- the cheA gene encoding chemotaxis protein CheA; this translates as MSMDISAFYQTFFDEADELLADMEQHLLELDPLAPDIEPLNAIFRAAHSIKGGAATFGFSVLQETTHLLENLLDGARRQEMSLSTEIINLFLETKDIMQEQLDAYKTSQKPDVDSFEYICQALRQLALDAQQQDAPAAPAVAQHAVAAPAAIEGGMRVCLCGLKPNEVPLMLEELGNLGEVKNPHQTENSLEVTLLTSASEDDISAVLCFVLEPEQISFTTPPQAELPPVAIEPVAAVAVAPVAAKPAPTVAETPKPRAKASESTSIRVAVEKVDQLINLVGELVITQSMLAQRSGSLDPVNHGDLLNSMSQLERNARDLQESVMSIRMMPMEYVFSRFPRLVRDLAGKLNKQVELQLQGSSTELDKSLIERIIDPLTHLVRNSLDHGIEDPATRLAGGKSEVGNLILSAEHQGGNICIEVTDDGAGLNREKILAKAASQGLAVSDSMSDEDVGMLIFAPGFSTAEQVTDVSGRGVGMDVVKRNIQEMGGHVEIHSQAGKGTSIRILLPLTLAILDGMSVKVNNEVFILPLNAVMESLQPQAEDLHPLAGGERVLQVRGEYLPLVELFRVFDVAGAKTDATQGIVVILQSAGRRYALLVDQLIGQHQVVVKNLESNYRKVPGISAATILGDGSVALIVDVSALQTLNREQRQTDAAA
- the motB gene encoding flagellar motor protein MotB, translating into MKQNHPVVLVRKRKSHHASHHGGSWKIAYADFMTAMMAFFLVMWLLAIASPQELTQIAEYFRTPLKVALTSGDKSSSESSPIPGGGDDPTQQDGLVKKQIDTLEKRDEELRLNKLREKLDELIESDPRLKALRPHLLINMMDEGLRIQIIDSQNRPMFKTGSAQVESYMRDILRAIAPILNDLPNKISLSGHTDDIPYATGERGYSNWELSADRANASRRELIAGGLSEGKVLRVVGMAATMSLKQHGADDAINRRITVLVLNKQTQQGIEHENGESNAMEIAQPVDLKPLAPSATAPATLIAPEQPAAVPAPTNSDSQQR